The genomic window TAAATACATGTAGATACTCGGAAAGGAAGATATTTGAAAACAAAGGGTTGAAACTAGCAATCTACAGGTCAATCTTATTTAGCACCACTACATATGGTCTTTCAAGGTACTCAATGTTGTACATTCTCAATTCCTGCAACACCACAGGTTGGATCAGCTTAATAACTTCAAACAGCGCAGAGATTCTCAAGAGGCATTGGAACCAAGTACGAGACCATGAGAGCATTGTGGAAATTTACTATGCTggttcttaaataataatataaaattttaattaaaccttaataatttatttttaattattatgtatatgatattaaaataataatactaacaaTAAATTGATCATGAAATATCGAATTgatttttcgatttttttttaaatagattttaaacataattttaataattttaagatttgtttaGCTTTCAAACACACATTAAATAtgtatactattttttttaagaaacaataaTTTCACTTAAAAGCCTTGCATTTGCtaagacaaataataaatatgttaataaaaaaactgattttagacttgaaaaatatatattttgtgattatttaaaataacttacattttaaaaaaagttattgttttataattagataaaaaattaaaaagcaacatACGAcatgagattaaatattttaatatacttaatTTTCCTacttaatttttagtttaaatcaataaagttattattattcAGTAACACATAATTCTTGAATGCgcatattagttttattttgcaataaaaaactatcttgataattgttttttaaaattattatattttttagtttaataacaataaaaaaaattattattaaaacctagatttttttttaggttcaattttttttaatcccctATAGTGAGACATACAAACTAATTATTAACTATAATCCATTCCTCAATGCTTGAAAATTTGTTGAACAACGTGAAAACACATTTAGGGAGGACAAAGCGAGGAGACCAAGTCCATTCGGTAAAATATCGTGACAAAGTGAGGAGGCCATCTCGTTCGCCATGGTTGGGCTGCTTTGCAAAAGAGTATTTGGAAGTATagtaattattgtattttaaattgtaatttgtttagatatatattaaaataatatttttttaatcttttaaaattatttttgatatcaacatattaaaataattttttaaaaaatataaaatattattttaaaataaaaaaaattaaaaagtttccaaaaatatttttaaaatgaaaaaataaacatgcccTTACTAATTAACaaatcacatatatatatatatatatatatatatatatatatatatatatatatatatatatatatatatatatatatccccgcGCACACACACGTTGTGTGTTGTATACGGTAGAGTTTAATCAGATATCTCCAATTGGAGGTCTGATTCTTCTAGAGTCTGAAGCCTACGAAGGGTAAAGATATAATTTAGGTTGGGTAAGGACTAGCCCAAGGTTTCATAAAGTCCTGTTTGAAGAGAGATATGTTCAGATCCGAGTGCCTTTTACACGTCGGACAAATATGTTACCTGGACTTGGTGTGGGCCGGGAATGATGGGCTAGAGTTTAAAATGGGAGGCGGCCCAACAATCTGATCCCTGCCTGCTAACCAGCTTTTCGTTACATCTGTAACTGCAGATTGGGCACCGCAATCTCTCCCGCAGCCCCGCTATAAAGCTATCTTTTATTTCTCACTTGGACGCTCGGGTGTGTCTCAATCCAGTCAGAGAGCttgcaatttttcttttctcttacaCACCATGTTACCCGCAGTCAAGAAGGCGCAGGTTGTTTTTTAGGGCACGACCCAAGCTGGAATATGAATGCCGAGCATCAGAAATCAGTTAGCTGTACATTCATGCACTGTTTTTTAGTGCATGTCCCAAGTTGAAATCTAATCCTAAGGAGAGGTTCAGTGTACGGCATAAGCGTGGAAAAAATCTAGGCAGTGGGTCCCATTAGCAGTGCATGAATATGGCAGTTGCTTTCCCCCTGAACTGAACTCCAAGCCCCCACCACCGCACAAGAGGCGGGAAGCCCCACGTATCAAGCAGCCGTTGCACAATTTGTCATGTGCCTGTTTTGGGCACTCCAATGTGTTCTTATCCCCAAGCGTTCGCCCACAAATGTTCCTGTCATCCCAactaaattaacaataaaaggCAAACCCAAAACTCTCCTCTATGTTTGCCACCTGAGCTTGTGTACTGACAAACACCACTAGCCAAGTGTTGTCCATGTAAGAAAACTTTGAGCTCTGCCGAGGACACGATCGTTCTGGTTCTTCTTGCCAAGTATCAGCCCCAGCTCATTTGGAGACACGTTTCGAGATCCTTGACTCTTTACTGCGTTCAAGCACTTATCCTTCTATGCTGATTACTGCCTTATAAATAAGCCCCTTCGCTGCATAATGTGCTTCTCACAACCGTTACTGCTTAGTTTATTTCCTTGTGTTTTCTATGGGAGGGATGTCAAAATCAACCACGAGTggttttggagagaaaaaacagTTCAAGAAGCCTGCGCAGGCTAGTTCTAGGAAGGGGTGCATGAGAGGGAAAGGGGGACCAGAGAATGCTCTCTGCACTTACAAGGGTGTCCGCCAGAGAACTTGGGGCAAATGGGTGGCTGAAATTCGAGAGCCCAACCGTGGTGCTCGTCTCTGGCTTGGCACCTTTGACACCTCCCATGAAGCTGCCACGGCTTACGATGCTGCTGCTCGTAAACTTTATGGACCTGAGGCAAAGCTCAATTTACCAGAGCTCCAAGTTAACAATTGCCAGTTTCCTGCCTCTCCAGCCAATTCCCAGGTGACCCAAATGACATACCAACCTTGTCAAATCATCCATAACTGTAGTTCTACTACATCTACATGCTCATCCAATACCCCAAGTATTGAGTCTATTGAAATGACACCAATGTTATACAACCACGATCCAATCATGTATTTCTCCAACGAAAGCGTTGATTCGGATGGAAAGGGGGCAGTAAATGAAGTAAATTTTGGGCGAAGTGAAGTGGAAATCAAAGAATTTTGGTCGAATTTCAACGTGAACATTCCTTTCGATGACTCGATTTGGGTAGAGGCAGCAATGTCGATTAATTTTCCAGTGGTGGAAGATCCTGGGATTTTCGCTAGCAATCTCATGGAAGGAACAGGTAGGGACACATTGCAGACTCCGTGGTGCATGTAAATCGAAGCCCCTGTCCTCTTACATGTCCTTCTGAGTCAGAAGGAAgttaaaagagagaaataaaaacacacaatcCTTATATAGCCGTGAAGCCACTGAGTTTTTTGGGCTCTAATCCTGGCTCGTGTGCTTATGGACGTCTCTCTCTAGCAAGTCACGGGCATGCATCAGTCACGTGCTTCTCCTACTGTGATTTATACTTCTGTAGTGGTCTCTTAGCCTATAATGTGTACAAAGcttagccaaaaaaaataaaagatggtcTGGTCTggcttgaatttgatttttataatttctaaatttcattGCACATCATTGAAAATCTTTTCCCACATGTCTTCCAAATTTCtgcatcaattttctttttttgcttcttgCAATTTTCTTGCATCTATCCTAGCTAGTTGCTATTGGCCCTTTccttggatttttctttctcaagcTTTTGAAATTCGGATTTCAGAAAGGTCATTATCAGACATCCATGGTTGTTTGACACTTGACAATAATACCATCACAGTATTTTACTAtccatgattttttcttatttaataatatggtCGGAGatttgtaacaaaaaaattgaaaagctaaaaaaaaaaacaaatatgggggCGGTTTGGATTATACAGAATGTTTTCAATAGATGAACACAAATATATTCTGAATAAAGCTTTATCGCAACCAGTAGTTTTcttagaataatattatttaaaaaatttaatgaaataatatattttcatcttgtTAGGTTTTAAAAACGCAATAACTTCACATGTAGTTTTATTGTTAATTCTTCGGCTTAACCAGTTGGTCAATTGATTCAGTTGTATGAACCAATTGactattttacataaaaatcatgattttataaacaattttttctaaatatattttataagggTCAATGatatagttaattttataataactgATGATTCTGagcaatcaaatataaatatattacaaCTAGATGAAAATCTTccccaaataaattatatggataatctaaaaaatatatttatgtactAGTGGGATAGGTCCAGACCCAAGAAAAGATTTAGTCACTCAAGATCAAAATGATAgctcaaaagggtcataacttttgatctgaccacTAGATCACTTTAAAATTTTGAcaagagtttctggaggccgaTATCCTTATAATAACCATGAAATCGTTATTCCAATCATTAGatctttagattttaaaaatatcaccaTGAGACCATAATTTTAacagttttgtgatttttttttatttttaaactagttAACCAATTTAAATGATTATTACAAATGGTTAAccaattagttttaaatttaattgttatcGTGATAGtaaatcataatattaattaaaattttatgaaaatcacGGAttcctgtgtgtgtgtgtgtgtgtatatatattcctCCAATTTGTCCAGTTTTGTGTTACATGTTCAAATTGGAGGTTGTCTTTATGTGGTTTTGTAATCTGGGACTGTCCCACATTCCTTTTTTAAGTGTTGCAGACTGACGAAACTATCAGATTCTGTGCGACAACTTGCAGTTCACGACAGGTTTCAAATTTGATATGAGAAGAAGACCTCATGATAAGCTGAATAGCTGGCATGCGACAGAACCCCAATCTATACGGAGCCAGACAGTTCCCTTCCATGTGCAACACATAGAGAGAAAACAAGATTATTTAcgccatttgtttttttagtttgaaactgtatttagaaatattttaaaaatatatttagctttaaaaaatattaaattaatattttttttatagatttgatattaaaaaaatattattttaatatatttttaaacaaaaaaataccatTAATCACAACACCAAATACATGCAGATTCTATATCATGCTCTGAAGCTAACCACCCGtctacaaaagaataaaataaataaataaataaataaatagaaacacCAAAAAGCTTTTGGTGCACCActagttatagtttttttttttaaaaaaaaagttttaagaaaactataaattatagtaatttttattacaatttgagataaaaaaacatatttaaataataaaaatcaaacaacttttaaaaaatatcagccCAAAAACATTTCCAACCACACGCATCAACAAGGCCAAACAGAGCGCCTGGCACATGCTTTTCACTTAAGGTTTGCAGGTCAGGTCATTGATTCAAATTGCTTAGAACAAGAAAAAGCCTTAAAACCAAAAGAGTGAAATGGTTCAATTTCAATGAGAAGATTTTGTTCAATGACAAATTGCAGCAGGCACTGTTTTGAAGGAAACATGGCCACAAAACAACTGAGATATACACCGAGTGCATATTATCTGCAAGATTGTACATATCACACAAGATTTGAATTATCTGGAGAAGACTTCTTAAATATTCATAATGAAACTAGTACACTTTAGATGCGCCTTCCCAGCTCATGGAATAGGATCTCTTCATAACGCAGCCACGGATGAAGCTCTCAGCGGGTTCCAAAATCTATTGTGGAGCCATACGGAATCGGCTTCTACAGCATACCCATCTTGATTACGATGCCAGCCGAAATATGCATGGGTCCTGTTCTTTATATCAAGGATGCCATGACCAAAACTAGGTTCACGAAAAGCTGAGTAGCTTGGCTGTGGCTCTGTCATGCTGCATGGTGTAAAAATGCGTTTACTGTTGGcaacttaatttaaaactaacTATATACAAGCTAACCATTCATGAAACACAAATAATCAGCAACTACCTGGTCACTAATCCTTCTAGGTTTCCTCCATCTCCAATGGTTATGTAAATGGGGGCAGATTGATCTCTTATGGGAGCGCACAAACCGTTCACGATGTTGTATGCAACATTTGATATACGTTCCTGCAATGCAAAACAATGCAACATTTGATATACGTTCCTGCAatgcaaaaaaattcaaatgcttTCGCGTGTAATAAACATGCAATAATTCAATGCATTTTCCCCTTTTCCATTGACTTAAAGCTCTTCTGAACAGAACTATTTACTCAAAAATTATTCATGTTGTCTCCCATTTATCTAGTTTACTAGTCTTGTGTCCACATAAATAGCAGCAATTACACCAGAAACTTTAAAGAGGCCTCCATCCTCTGAATAACATTCTAAAACTATCTTAAATAATAGAAACTTTGAGATTCATGCTTGTTCTGCGTCACCCAACAGGAAGGCTTTCTATAaagtaaaattagaaaaatgtgCGCACGTAAAAAGCCTACAGAATTGATGCTATATCAACCTATGCCTGTGTAACTTTCAGTTGTTTGGGATAGGATATCTCTTGCGGCAAAATTGACAGAGGTAGCAGAAGCAACATCTAGCGCATGGGCCATGTAGAACAAGTTCTTCATGTAAAGAGAACTTAACAAGTGAGTGATTGGTCTTTTGATGGCAGGGGTTCATGCTGTCTGCCAATAGAGCATAAACAATAATGGGATACCTGCATATCTTCATGAATCTTTAATTTCAGTAACTAGTACACAGAATCTATCGACTCCAAATCAAACATAGGGGGTGGACAAAGAGACCACAAGTAACATCGCAAAACATAGAAAGTTAAAGAATTAGGCATGTGTATTATTCAACATGTCACGGTGGTTCGAAagggaaatttttttattaccaattcAAGATGCTATCAACagagaaaaatatcataaatggAGAATGTGCATGCACTTACAGATCGCTCATAAGCATGAACATGGCCGgcaaaaacaacatcaactTTGAACTCCACAAACCATGGCTCATACATTACTCTCATGGTTTCCCCTTCCATATAATGATGTGCATAACTGTTATACATTGGACAGTGCATAAGAACAATAAGCCATGGTGTCTCAGTCCTGTTTACTTTAGGCAGCTCCTTTTCTAGCCATTTGTACTGAGGAGTGTATTTTCCTGCAAAATGTCAACTTTAAGTAGTACTCTACTTTGAGATTCTTCCCAAATCAAGTCTTTGACACACACACAAGCAAACGTAGCACTATGGCAGTGATGTCTAACAGGAACAGTTCAATAGTCATTCCGTGGCAGGAAATTATGCTCAATAACGGTTTGATTGGTTTTGACATAGAAGGCACTTCTTCACCAATTCCGATTCAGTGTAACAAGATAATGAACATATAAACTGCAAATGATAGAATGAGTCACAATATTGTCTAGTACTGAAGCTGCGGACATAAATTAGTTTATAGATCATGGCCGATCATTATCGTTCATGTATGCTCAATATCTCTTTAATAGAGTATCAAAAAGTACTAAGAGTGAAAGAAAACCTACCATAAGCTGAGTAAGAGGACAAGACAATGATGTATGCTGAAGCTCTCTTGATGGAGTACCACATCGGAGATGTGCTCCCTGATGCTCTATATGGGACATGATAACGGTGGGTATAAGGCTTAAATGGTTTCCTTTCACCCTGCAACAGCATTACCAATGTTTGATCAAGAAAATCGCGGTTAAAATCTCAGAGAAACATGAAATATAAGCAACAACTTCTCAATTAATTGAAAACACTGGGCTAAAAAGcgaaataagaataattaagatGCATACAATTTCAGGAACAAAGTCAATTTCATGATTCCCTGCAGTCCAAATCCAAGGTTGATAAGCCGCACTTCTCTCTACGAACCTTCCCCAAGTATCCCACCTCGAGTTGTCATGAAATGGATAATCATCTGCATAAGACAGATCCCCCACAAACAACAATGTCTGTCCCTTTGTTGGATTTAACTCATAGTGGGTAACTGTCCTGTTTGAATCATGAGTTTGACCAAGATCCCCTGCTCAAGATGTTAGATCAAGTGATATGAAGATATAATCTTACGGAAACATTGATACAAGTATAAATTACTCTAACAAAATCGTTTTCTTGAAATCgagaattaaaatgaataaataaatatgaactATACCTATGAGACCAAATGTGTATGGGACATCAGGGCCAGGTCTAGGAGGAGTGATAAACCAGAATTGTCTTGTTGTGTTTCCAATTCCAACCTCATAGTAATATTTGGTATCAAACTGCAATCATAATAAAACTGAATTACAAATCACAATCTTACTTCCTGAGTGAAAACTTTGAGCATAGTGCATACCTCCAAATCCTTAATGGTGCAGTGGTGAATATACCCAGAAGTGTAATTGAAGTATCTATACTTCAAAATAAAGCCATCTGCAGAATTTTTTAGCTCACTATTTTCAGCCCAGTAAAGCACTGTCTTTGAACCAGGCTCATCTGGTGTAACCCAAGACACAATCACACCCTTCCCCTCATGGTCTCCTTGTGTTATATGAACCTTTGGTCATtacagaaaaatgaaaaacacaacACCATAGTATAGCAAGTAGTAAAATTCAGAATGTGAAAGAAGCAGTACTCACCTGTTGAGGAGCATTATAGCCAGGAGGGACTCTAAACACATCACTGTCTAATGGCATATCAAGAGATAAATCATCATTTCTTACATAACTGCTTGTTATTCCTCCATTAGCAATCTCTGCAAAACCCAATATCAATCCCACCAAAAAAATCCCAACAAAAGAGTCCCATCTCACTTCCATCTCTACTCTAGCCGATCAACTTTCAATTTACAGGGACTGATAAAACTCTTAAAGATCACTTGTACCATGGCAGAGgagctgggtttttttttggtgatgcTATAATAAATGACGCGAGGAATGTAAGACCCAACGTGGCACTTTTCAGACATTAAACCTCGTTGTCTTCTTTGATGTTGAgagtaaaaatatcaaattactttactgtttaattttaaaggagAGAAGAGTGTTTTATATAGATTGGATGAGATGAAAGTAGAAGTTAACGGACACGCTAAGTAAACTGTCAGTCAAAGAGGCCACGTGCAACTCATTTGCCAACGCGTCTCTTAATCATTCGGCACGATGgaataaaaagatgaattgCATGTTTGATAAAGTGTTTATTGGACGatgaagatattattttttaaaatattttttattttaaaaaattttaaaataatatttttaatattaacatataaaacgatttaaaaatatttaaaaaataattttaagaaaaaaaatcaaatttttggtgaaaattgtttttcaaattttttgctttaaaatatataaaaataatatttttatttattttttaaaacttaattttgatattaaaatatcaaaataatttaataaaaaaataaaaattataattagaccGCAACaaacaccacaaaaaaaataataaagaaaaaacagaataaaagaggggaaaaattatatctaatatatataagataaaataattatttttatattttatttggttgatgatgataaatcatcaaaaaaaaataaaaaaaatatgttttatacttgatttatattaccattaaattatatttaatctgTAAATACATAGAATTTTGTGAGTAAAGAGAGcgttttaagaaattaattggaaaaaaaaacaagaataagagAGACGTACCTAGATAATAAAAGGAGTACTTTTGATTGAGAAGAAAGGAGTAGCCAGGGTTCTTtgcttagaaaaaaataacgaCAAATTTGGAATGAAGTGTTTTTTGCAggtgtattttaaagaaaaaaaataatatttgtatcATAGATGATATATCCCcatgtcttttctattttaaaaataaatttatttttatattttttatttctgttattaaaaatttactAATGACCTGATATAAAAATGTAAAGTTAATtcatattgattttttgtttaaagaGTTATtctagaaaatcaaattaaagccttacaacacaataaaaatatgctTATATAAAATAgcataaacaataattaaataggTTGTTTAGTAACACTTATTTGTTGAAGgacttataatataatttatataaaaatttattgttgtcaataattaaattttacaaataaagttttttttcttgttccttGGAGCAAATGGAATGGCTACAACCACCTCCAAGAATTAcaacaacatcattttatttaattgtatttctaaataatatctatgaaatttaaataaaataaaacttaaaatttttctataaagtacaaaaatcaaaactgaagggaaaataaatttaaaacaatatagaaGAAGATAGATAAGATGTTGTTAAGTATGAAAAACATTTCTCGTTCAACCATTTTTagtaattatcaaaattaattattattattattattttgacttAATTACATATCACAAAACAAATGGTAAATTATTCTAGCATCTATGAGTTGATCATTCTCTCAATTtacaactaattttttaaataatacacGGTAAAaacagattttaaaaataaatgaaaagataataataCCCCTTATTTTCTCCAAATCCACAATCCATAACAACAATCATTCTCTCTCGGACCCGGATACCTCAACCTTCATAGCTACCACTGTCCTCACCAGAAATTTCACCAAAAATCACCCAAAAATCTGaacttttcttttcatcaaaatCGCTATCACAAGACCACACTCTGCTCGAATCATTCCACAACATGAACCAGAGAAGAATAGAAAAGCAAAATCATCATTTCAATTCTTGGTCtcagcgagagagagagagagagattgttggCGGGGGTGTATGCGTGTGTATAGATCTCACTCTCTCGATCCATGCAGAACATGTAACGAATCCTCTCCAGAactccaattttttattttttaattaatgtagaTATTCGGGCTAGCTTGtgtgtacctcaactaatctcatataccatgaagttaacgactatgcaAGCCTCCAGTGATCCTGATGTTTGTGATACTTGAACTGGtaacttttaaaaagtaaaccTATAACCTAACCAGTTAAGTTATACCTTCAGAATTTATTTGAACTCTTTCTTGCTTCCTTGGGTATGGGTTCGTCGCTTATAATTTGGGAGCCTGTtgtcataacttaatttttgatcttcttattttaattatttttattttctaaaaaataatgaaaaacaagtaaaaataaaataattgaagaatgaattaaaatttgggttaagagcaacatgattggaagtttaaaaatttaattaaactcttgactagtttaattaattaaatcaatggcttaattggagaattgatttaattaaaatttaaattatttaaattaatgaaattaagagtttaattgaagaattaatgagtttgagaacttaattaaactttgatttaattaattaaataaactcaAGGATTCAATTGAATTTAATCCAAGGGCACAATTAGAAATCAGTTGTTTCTGATTAGGATCCCAATTGTTAAGTTTAAACtgtttagggactaaattgaaaaacagcCATGCCCAAGGACAcaacggcgccgttttggaaGCATTGTTCATCGTCTCCTACTTTTGCGCGGATGAAGCCGATTCAACAGGAAATCTGCAGCAAATCATGGACCACGTCTCTTGCCCATGATCCCGTTCGTGATTTGAATAACAGTCCTGCAAAGGCAGGACTGGTTGAGGGGCAAGTTTCTCTataaaagggagaagaaaaccCAGAACAAAGGGCCGAAAAGGAGAGGAGAAAAAACAGAACCAGTAAGAGTTTTTGGGGGGATAAAACAGAGAAATAAACccagaaaaggaagagaaagatCAGAGGggaaaacagaggagaaaacccagaaaacagaggaaaaacCAGTGAAGAACAACCCAGAACACAGAGAAGAACAAAGAACCGGGGGAGAGACCAGTAACCAGAAACAGAAGAAAAGCAGGGGAAACAGGGGAAAAACTGAGAGACGCGCAGAAATAAAAACGCAGAGAGCAAGGGAGAAAGAGGGCAGCACACACACACAGTGACGAGAATTATCTTTGAAACCGTTTTCGTCCCTGCAAACAAAGGAAAGACCAGTATTTATTCAAAGAACATCACAGTAAACCGGCATCTTCATTATTGTTTCCTTCGTCATCTCAGGAGCTGCGGGAAAACTTACGGGCACAGAATCAAAAGGAAACAAAGGAAAgcagaagaaggagaagagtaGAGGAGGTAGTCGGCCAGTTCGCCACCGTCTCCATCGCCTCGCAGACCAGGTAAGCAAGCTCTCCTTTTCAATTAAGCGTCTTTTACACTgtgcaagtgaattttaattcacttgcacAGTGCAGCTCAGCCCAGCCGGgccactggcttgggccagtggcCAGGTCGGGCTGGTTGGgcctagcccagcccatgtgggctgagctgggcccaacccaacccaaaacaataaaaaataaaaataatacaaaaatgtaaataaaaaaataaaaaatatataataaaagtatgtctgtataaataaaaaaaataaatatgaatttattgtttttattcattgacgccagagtcagaataaaaatacttattcaaatttattttattgtattttattaaattacataaaaataaaaaatatgcatgcaaaaataaaataaaatcaagtaaatttattggtttattcactgacgccagagtcaggaataaagatactgatgtaaatttattttattttattgtatttgacttttatttagttacataaaaaaatgtgtatgcgtaaaaaataaatttatttgatttgtttattcactgacgccagagtcaggaataaaaaatactgatttatatttattttgtttttatagctgcgtaatatttaccaacgtcaAAGTTTGAAATATCCGTAGTTAAATATttactggcgccagagtcaggaatattacacgcaaaccatcatagcataaaccgacaaaatgttagcaatttatgacaaaaccagcaatgcagtctgcctcatgcaggacgtttaaggggtgatagtatcttttcttttgcgtaaccagtcccgtaccatagaatctctgctGACCAGTCAGGGTCCCTAGTGAccgtaatactaggtggcgactccttaaacaaagaCCGTTCCCCATCAAAGAATAGGATGCCAGAAATCCGTTCTTTcaattaaacatttatttttaaggtcgccgtgatgtcgggtgcgacaccTGTAATAATATCTtactaataaaaatcaaatctttaaatACAAGGCCAATTGATACACTTGGATCTTACACTtaaataaaccaacaaaattttt from Populus trichocarpa isolate Nisqually-1 chromosome 5, P.trichocarpa_v4.1, whole genome shotgun sequence includes these protein-coding regions:
- the LOC7493935 gene encoding dehydration-responsive element-binding protein 2D; the encoded protein is MGGMSKSTTSGFGEKKQFKKPAQASSRKGCMRGKGGPENALCTYKGVRQRTWGKWVAEIREPNRGARLWLGTFDTSHEAATAYDAAARKLYGPEAKLNLPELQVNNCQFPASPANSQVTQMTYQPCQIIHNCSSTTSTCSSNTPSIESIEMTPMLYNHDPIMYFSNESVDSDGKGAVNEVNFGRSEVEIKEFWSNFNVNIPFDDSIWVEAAMSINFPVVEDPGIFASNLMEGTGRDTLQTPWCM
- the LOC7477642 gene encoding purple acid phosphatase 2 isoform X1, with the protein product MEVRWDSFVGIFLVGLILGFAEIANGGITSSYVRNDDLSLDMPLDSDVFRVPPGYNAPQQVHITQGDHEGKGVIVSWVTPDEPGSKTVLYWAENSELKNSADGFILKYRYFNYTSGYIHHCTIKDLEFDTKYYYEVGIGNTTRQFWFITPPRPGPDVPYTFGLIGDLGQTHDSNRTVTHYELNPTKGQTLLFVGDLSYADDYPFHDNSRWDTWGRFVERSAAYQPWIWTAGNHEIDFVPEIGERKPFKPYTHRYHVPYRASGSTSPMWYSIKRASAYIIVLSSYSAYGKYTPQYKWLEKELPKVNRTETPWLIVLMHCPMYNSYAHHYMEGETMRVMYEPWFVEFKVDVVFAGHVHAYERSERISNVAYNIVNGLCAPIRDQSAPIYITIGDGGNLEGLVTSMTEPQPSYSAFREPSFGHGILDIKNRTHAYFGWHRNQDGYAVEADSVWLHNRFWNPLRASSVAAL
- the LOC7477642 gene encoding purple acid phosphatase 2 isoform X2, translated to MEVRWDSFVGIFLVGLILGFAEIANGGITSSYVRNDDLSLDMPLDSDVFRVPPGYNAPQQVHITQGDHEGKGVIVSWVTPDEPGSKTVLYWAENSELKNSADGFILKYRYFNYTSGYIHHCTIKDLEFDTKYYYEVGIGNTTRQFWFITPPRPGPDVPYTFGLIGDLGQTHDSNRTVTHYELNPTKGQTLLFVGDLSYADDYPFHDNSRWDTWGRFVERSAAYQPWIWTAGNHEIDFVPEIGERKPFKPYTHRYHVPYRASGSTSPMWYSIKRASAYIIVLSSYSAYGKYTPQYKWLEKELPKVNRTETPWLIVLMHCPMYNSYAHHYMEGETMRVMYEPWFVEFKVDVVFAGHVHAYERSERISNVALFCIAGTYIKCCIQHRERFVRSHKRSICPHLHNHWRWRKPRRISDQHDRATAKLLSFS
- the LOC7477642 gene encoding purple acid phosphatase 2 isoform X3; this translates as MEVRWDSFVGIFLVGLILGFAEIANGGITSSYVRNDDLSLDMPLDSDVFRVPPGYNAPQQVHITQGDHEGKGVIVSWVTPDEPGSKTVLYWAENSELKNSADGFILKYRYFNYTSGYIHHCTIKDLEFDTKYYYEVGIGNTTRQFWFITPPRPGPDVPYTFGLIGDLGQTHDSNRTVTHYELNPTKGQTLLFVGDLSYADDYPFHDNSRWDTWGRFVERSAAYQPWIWTAGNHEIDFVPEIGERKPFKPYTHRYHVPYRASGSTSPMWYSIKRASAYIIVLSSYSAYVYMFIILLH